A window of Zavarzinella sp. contains these coding sequences:
- a CDS encoding sulfatase-like hydrolase/transferase produces MLKVRAVVAAITLATILAFGPCPSLSAVEPKSKPNILLIVADDMGYSDLGCYGSEIKTPNIDALAKQGLRATNFYVSPTCSPTRAMLLTGADNHVAGLGTMAEWIGPMQQGKPGYEGHLNTRVKTVADLLRDGGYRTWMAAKWHLGEKPEQWPSKRGFDRDFALLEGAGSHWSDMLGLLPSEPKVHYTRNGKLLEELPDDFYSSKYFTDFIIECIDENNSDGKPFFAYLGYQAPHGPLAVPAEWRDKYKGRYDKGYDAIRAERLERQKKLGIVGKKRGHVSAFAKYSRLGQAHERPTDFGCPQDGTLRAHDRVYG; encoded by the coding sequence ATGTTGAAGGTAAGAGCAGTGGTGGCTGCCATAACTCTGGCAACTATACTGGCTTTTGGGCCATGTCCAAGTTTATCAGCTGTTGAACCGAAAAGCAAACCAAACATTCTGCTCATCGTTGCCGACGATATGGGGTATTCGGACCTTGGCTGTTACGGTAGTGAGATCAAGACACCAAACATTGATGCCTTAGCCAAACAGGGATTACGGGCAACCAATTTTTACGTTTCACCAACCTGCTCCCCGACTCGCGCGATGCTGCTCACCGGTGCGGACAACCACGTGGCTGGCCTCGGCACCATGGCCGAGTGGATCGGCCCGATGCAGCAGGGCAAGCCGGGCTACGAAGGGCACCTCAACACACGCGTCAAAACAGTTGCGGACCTGTTGCGGGACGGGGGATACCGAACTTGGATGGCCGCCAAGTGGCACCTTGGTGAAAAGCCCGAACAGTGGCCATCCAAGCGGGGATTTGATCGTGATTTCGCGCTGTTAGAAGGGGCTGGCAGCCATTGGTCTGACATGCTCGGACTGCTCCCCTCGGAACCCAAGGTGCATTACACTCGCAACGGGAAGTTGTTAGAAGAACTACCCGACGATTTTTACTCATCAAAGTACTTCACTGATTTCATCATCGAATGCATCGATGAAAATAACAGCGATGGGAAGCCTTTCTTCGCCTACCTCGGCTACCAGGCCCCTCACGGCCCGCTGGCCGTGCCGGCCGAGTGGCGGGACAAGTACAAGGGCCGGTACGACAAGGGGTACGACGCCATCCGGGCGGAGCGACTGGAGCGGCAGAAGAAGCTTGGCATAGTTGGCAAGAAACGTGGTCACGTTTCCGCGTTTGCCAAATATTCCCGCCTGGGACAAGCTCACGAACGACCAACAGACTTTGGTTGCCCGCAAGATGGAACTCTACGCGCCCATGATCGAGTATATGGATGA
- a CDS encoding prolyl oligopeptidase family serine peptidase — translation MKYSLFVPVFLFGATIICQAAEPVQQTVQFRSLPTEKQVPDLFRMENQDFSVKLQIKRELPISKIAVGEIEYPSAVKSPYEVNNTVYGEYFRPLGKGPHPAVIVLDILNGDGSISRTIAQMLAQNGVAGLYVHMAYYGPRRPKTEKVRLLSTDIVLTKAAIQQTVKDIRLATAWLQSQPEIDPKRVGIHGTSLGSFIAALSSAADPRLSRVSLLLGGGGLVDAFWKHPQAAPYIKQLEDNGITKAYVKEQVAPLDPITYAERLGKRDLLMLAASKDDIVPPSASQMLWEATGKQKIIWYEATHVGAAMHLFSVLPEILKHHKK, via the coding sequence ATGAAATACTCATTATTTGTTCCCGTTTTCCTGTTTGGTGCAACGATCATTTGCCAAGCTGCAGAACCGGTGCAACAGACAGTCCAGTTTCGTTCGTTGCCCACTGAAAAGCAGGTACCCGACCTGTTTCGCATGGAAAACCAGGATTTTTCCGTGAAACTACAGATCAAGCGGGAACTGCCGATCAGCAAAATTGCGGTGGGCGAAATCGAGTATCCATCAGCAGTGAAATCGCCCTACGAAGTGAATAATACCGTCTATGGCGAATATTTTCGCCCACTGGGTAAGGGGCCCCACCCTGCGGTCATAGTGTTAGACATTTTGAATGGCGATGGCAGTATTTCCCGCACAATAGCCCAAATGCTGGCCCAGAATGGCGTGGCTGGCTTGTATGTGCATATGGCGTATTACGGCCCACGCAGGCCCAAAACAGAAAAGGTACGGCTGCTCAGCACCGATATTGTGCTGACAAAGGCCGCCATTCAGCAAACGGTGAAAGATATCCGGCTGGCCACCGCCTGGTTGCAAAGTCAGCCCGAAATCGATCCGAAACGAGTGGGCATCCATGGCACCAGTCTGGGCAGTTTTATTGCCGCACTCAGTTCTGCAGCAGACCCACGCTTGTCTCGAGTGTCGCTGTTACTGGGAGGAGGGGGACTGGTGGATGCATTCTGGAAACACCCACAAGCCGCACCGTATATCAAACAGTTGGAAGATAATGGTATTACAAAGGCTTACGTCAAAGAGCAGGTCGCCCCACTCGACCCGATTACGTACGCAGAGCGACTGGGCAAGCGAGATCTTTTGATGTTAGCTGCCAGTAAAGATGATATCGTCCCACCTTCCGCTTCGCAGATGTTGTGGGAAGCAACCGGTAAGCAGAAAATCATTTGGTATGAAGCCACCCACGTCGGAGCGGCGATGCACCTGTTCTCTGTGCTGCCTGAAATCCTGAAGCACCACAAGAAGTAG
- a CDS encoding DUF447 family protein: MGNGCCCVLSGSTTCENLLRNRAGVFHVFDNALLIAQTAIGIKLPPPACRGATSISGDVLENCYKFFEFCVEEVEMEGERYHLHAQVVHHGQVGDFLGFNRAKHAVIEAAIIATRLHLLSPAEIPTELARLQVIVDKTGGPEEHEAMALLRKYCHQHGIDL, from the coding sequence ATTGGGAATGGCTGCTGCTGCGTCCTTTCAGGCTCTACTACTTGTGAAAATTTATTAAGAAATCGGGCGGGTGTATTCCATGTATTCGATAATGCACTGCTGATTGCCCAAACAGCCATTGGAATAAAGCTTCCCCCACCTGCCTGTCGTGGTGCAACTTCAATTTCGGGCGATGTGCTGGAAAACTGTTACAAATTTTTCGAATTCTGTGTGGAAGAGGTCGAAATGGAAGGTGAACGCTACCACCTCCATGCTCAGGTGGTGCACCACGGTCAGGTGGGGGATTTTCTGGGCTTCAATCGGGCGAAACATGCGGTCATCGAAGCAGCAATTATTGCCACCCGCCTGCACCTGCTGAGCCCAGCCGAGATTCCCACGGAACTGGCCCGTTTGCAGGTGATAGTTGATAAAACAGGTGGACCAGAGGAACACGAAGCCATGGCACTTCTTCGTAAATACTGCCACCAGCACGGAATCGACCTATGA
- a CDS encoding sugar phosphate isomerase/epimerase family protein has product MTWKYAICNETFQDWPHEKVCQTVREIGYTGLEIAPFTIAPYITEVSTSQRQELRRVAEANDLKIIGLHWLLAKTEGFMLTSPDPAIRQRTALYLGELARACADLGGDILVLGSPMQRKIPPGADIPSTTSYALDTLQQVLPFLDETKVDLCIEPLAPTEADFLQTAAEGKAMMDQLNHPHVRLHLDVKAMSSEAVPIPQILEKFHQEMRHFHANDANMRGPGFGDTDFLPIFQALKNIHYSGWVSVEVFNYLPDPVTIAQKSLEYMHQVAGKLQ; this is encoded by the coding sequence ATGACCTGGAAATATGCCATTTGTAACGAAACATTTCAGGATTGGCCGCACGAAAAAGTCTGCCAGACCGTGCGAGAAATCGGGTATACTGGTCTGGAAATTGCCCCATTTACCATCGCACCCTATATTACGGAGGTTTCTACCAGCCAGCGTCAGGAATTACGACGGGTGGCTGAAGCCAACGATCTGAAAATCATTGGGCTGCACTGGCTGCTGGCCAAAACAGAAGGTTTTATGCTGACATCGCCCGATCCAGCTATTCGGCAACGCACTGCCCTTTACCTGGGGGAACTGGCACGTGCCTGTGCCGATCTGGGTGGGGATATTCTGGTGCTGGGCTCGCCGATGCAGCGAAAGATTCCCCCCGGGGCCGATATTCCCTCGACGACCTCCTATGCACTTGATACCCTGCAACAGGTGCTGCCATTTCTGGACGAAACGAAGGTGGATCTGTGCATTGAGCCACTGGCACCCACAGAAGCAGATTTTCTGCAGACGGCTGCTGAAGGGAAGGCGATGATGGACCAACTCAATCACCCCCACGTGCGGCTGCACCTGGATGTCAAAGCAATGTCTTCCGAAGCGGTGCCAATCCCACAAATATTAGAAAAGTTTCATCAGGAAATGCGGCACTTCCATGCCAACGATGCCAATATGCGTGGGCCTGGATTTGGCGACACCGATTTCCTACCCATCTTTCAAGCATTAAAAAATATTCATTATTCAGGATGGGTATCGGTCGAAGTGTTCAATTATCTGCCCGATCCGGTAACAATTGCCCAGAAAAGCCTGGAGTATATGCACCAGGTGGCAGGGAAATTGCAATAA
- a CDS encoding alkaline phosphatase D family protein gives MNSFRICWFTLVMAVGVSGAEPAIHQAQGVFIGEPTATSVLLQTRLTAIAGPKLDAENDVPGSAGVGRFEYGTSPKFTDTKTTEWLLATAPNDFIIRAQIANLQPFTTYYFRSIVGKTEATAQPGQVGQFRTLPAPDSTDQVKFCMGSCMNYHSFMSGKANGGGPVTATAEDKELGYRVFKTMHLKNPDFFIGTGDIVYYDHPGNMPATTLPELHKKWHEQFRFPRLMEFFARTPAYWSKDDHDFRFNDSDLSGQRLPLAKTGIDLFRQQMPIFAADDTKTPTYRTHRINKHLQIWLVEGRDFRSPIKMKDGPEKSIWGKEQRDWLQKTLLASDAKYKILISPTPMVGPDRASKKDNHTNLNGYRHEAEAFFDWCKANKQNNLLIFCGDRHWQYHSIHPCGIEEFGCGALNDENAISGVKPGTKNSTDPMGLLKQPYLYDKPTGGFIFVQQATDEKMPTLKISHYDDQGKILNQCKK, from the coding sequence ATGAACAGCTTTCGCATTTGCTGGTTCACTCTGGTAATGGCCGTGGGGGTTTCCGGTGCCGAACCAGCTATTCACCAGGCTCAGGGCGTTTTCATCGGTGAACCCACCGCAACCAGCGTACTGCTGCAAACCCGTCTGACGGCGATTGCAGGCCCCAAACTGGATGCAGAAAACGATGTTCCCGGCAGTGCGGGCGTGGGCAGATTTGAATATGGCACGTCACCGAAATTCACCGATACGAAAACAACAGAGTGGCTGCTGGCAACCGCACCGAACGACTTCATCATTCGAGCGCAAATAGCGAATCTGCAGCCATTTACAACATATTACTTCCGTTCGATCGTGGGCAAAACCGAAGCCACTGCCCAACCAGGCCAGGTGGGCCAGTTTCGCACATTGCCAGCACCCGACAGCACCGATCAGGTGAAGTTTTGCATGGGTAGTTGCATGAACTACCACTCGTTTATGTCTGGAAAAGCGAATGGCGGCGGACCTGTTACCGCCACTGCTGAAGATAAAGAACTCGGCTACCGTGTATTCAAAACGATGCATCTAAAGAACCCGGATTTTTTCATTGGAACGGGTGATATTGTTTATTACGATCACCCAGGGAATATGCCCGCAACCACTTTGCCGGAATTGCACAAAAAATGGCATGAACAGTTTCGTTTCCCGCGGTTGATGGAATTTTTTGCCCGCACACCGGCTTATTGGTCGAAAGACGACCACGATTTTCGCTTCAATGATTCCGATTTATCAGGGCAACGGCTGCCTTTGGCGAAAACGGGTATCGACCTGTTTCGGCAGCAAATGCCCATTTTTGCGGCAGATGATACGAAAACCCCTACCTATCGGACCCACCGCATTAATAAGCACCTGCAAATCTGGCTGGTGGAAGGCCGAGACTTTCGTTCTCCCATTAAAATGAAGGATGGGCCGGAAAAAAGCATCTGGGGCAAGGAGCAGCGGGATTGGCTGCAAAAAACATTACTGGCAAGTGATGCGAAGTATAAGATCCTGATCAGCCCCACCCCGATGGTGGGGCCGGATCGGGCATCGAAAAAAGACAACCACACGAATCTGAATGGTTACCGCCACGAAGCGGAGGCATTTTTTGACTGGTGCAAGGCCAACAAACAGAACAATCTGTTGATCTTCTGTGGGGATCGCCATTGGCAGTACCACAGTATCCACCCATGTGGCATCGAAGAGTTTGGCTGCGGTGCGTTAAATGATGAGAATGCGATTAGTGGCGTGAAGCCTGGCACGAAAAACAGCACCGATCCAATGGGGTTATTGAAACAGCCGTATCTGTACGATAAGCCCACCGGCGGGTTTATTTTCGTTCAACAAGCCACTGATGAGAAAATGCCCACGTTAAAGATCAGTCATTACGATGACCAGGGAAAAATATTGAATCAGTGCAAAAAATAA
- a CDS encoding sulfatase-like hydrolase/transferase produces the protein MDDQIGRLIAQLKKAGKYDDTLVVFLSDNGAAGEDMAQLVTKLAPTAKDWFDKTFDNRPENWGKPRSATEYGPSWAQVSSVPLRLFKGVVSEGGIRAPLIVCGPGVKHAGVINQSLLHVMDITPTFLESAGIEHPDKKKGGLVAPMQGKSMWPLLTGWENATRTDSDWLGWELFGNRAIRQGDWKLLYLLKGAGGTGTWQLFNLKEDPAEMHDLSAKYPEKRSALLKLWEEYVKTNGVIVTEWGPFAGSHP, from the coding sequence ATGGATGACCAAATCGGCCGGCTGATCGCCCAACTGAAGAAAGCAGGAAAGTACGACGATACCCTAGTTGTCTTCCTTTCCGACAACGGGGCAGCAGGCGAGGACATGGCCCAACTGGTGACCAAACTGGCCCCCACGGCAAAAGACTGGTTCGATAAGACATTCGACAACCGGCCGGAAAACTGGGGCAAGCCACGTTCAGCCACCGAATACGGGCCCTCGTGGGCACAGGTAAGCAGCGTGCCCTTACGCCTGTTCAAAGGAGTCGTTTCCGAGGGTGGCATTCGTGCCCCCCTCATCGTGTGTGGCCCTGGTGTGAAGCACGCAGGAGTCATTAATCAGTCGCTTCTGCACGTGATGGATATTACTCCTACATTCCTGGAGTCTGCTGGTATCGAGCACCCGGATAAGAAGAAAGGGGGCTTGGTCGCACCGATGCAGGGGAAGTCGATGTGGCCTCTGCTCACCGGCTGGGAGAATGCGACCCGCACAGATTCTGACTGGCTCGGCTGGGAACTGTTCGGCAATCGAGCGATCCGCCAGGGCGACTGGAAACTCCTCTATTTATTGAAAGGGGCTGGAGGAACCGGCACCTGGCAGTTGTTCAATTTGAAAGAAGACCCAGCCGAGATGCACGATCTTTCCGCAAAGTATCCCGAAAAGCGATCTGCACTCCTCAAACTGTGGGAAGAATATGTCAAGACGAACGGTGTCATTGTTACCGAGTGGGGCCCATTTGCTGGGAGCCATCCTTGA
- a CDS encoding helix-turn-helix domain-containing protein: MENLPFLANSDYPGSLPTVTVVEICDPTAIGENIELIELDAVQLESRPLRARRVIVRLGAITVIYHSTNCSVRTRTRLLPGFMAYVAFGPSAAGTLNGSPVGPDRMLACMPNIEVEFVVAAGYESVAFLLPPDEMQSQLNSWHQEADFHLPHGVELLTPCPAAAHGLYSFGRRLTDLAARQPELFDQNETRSAAKVELLETLMMTIGSALQVTPPLQDRTRQVYSRVVQVAEDYVLAHNSDRLYVADLCEVTGVSERTLQYAFKELMGMTPVAYLTRLRLHRVRQALRAANQNLTTVTTEALKWGFWHFGDFSHAYKTCFGELPSETLRRDPGESPPAPKYVKE, from the coding sequence ATGGAAAACTTACCATTTCTTGCTAATTCCGACTATCCAGGCTCACTGCCGACCGTTACGGTGGTTGAGATATGCGACCCCACGGCGATCGGGGAAAACATTGAGTTAATTGAACTGGACGCGGTGCAACTGGAATCGAGACCACTGCGGGCCCGCAGAGTCATCGTCCGACTGGGGGCAATCACCGTGATATATCACTCAACGAATTGTTCGGTTCGCACGCGCACAAGATTGTTGCCCGGTTTCATGGCTTACGTTGCCTTTGGCCCCAGTGCTGCTGGGACGCTGAATGGTTCACCGGTTGGCCCGGATCGGATGCTTGCTTGCATGCCCAACATTGAAGTGGAGTTTGTAGTTGCGGCTGGCTATGAGAGTGTGGCCTTTCTTTTGCCTCCCGACGAAATGCAGTCACAGCTCAATAGCTGGCATCAGGAAGCCGATTTTCATCTTCCACACGGTGTTGAGCTGCTCACACCATGTCCCGCAGCCGCTCACGGGCTGTATAGCTTTGGGCGCAGACTAACTGACCTTGCTGCAAGACAGCCCGAACTATTCGATCAAAACGAGACGAGAAGCGCCGCCAAGGTCGAGCTGCTTGAAACCTTGATGATGACCATCGGATCGGCCCTCCAGGTCACTCCTCCACTCCAGGACCGAACTCGGCAGGTTTACAGCCGTGTTGTGCAAGTCGCTGAGGATTACGTACTGGCGCACAACTCCGATCGTCTCTATGTAGCAGACCTATGTGAAGTGACGGGTGTGAGTGAACGGACTTTGCAGTATGCTTTCAAAGAGTTAATGGGGATGACCCCGGTCGCATACCTCACCCGGCTCCGTCTTCATCGAGTGCGACAGGCGCTGCGGGCAGCTAACCAGAACTTGACCACAGTGACGACGGAGGCCCTCAAGTGGGGCTTCTGGCACTTCGGCGATTTTTCCCATGCCTACAAGACCTGTTTCGGGGAGTTGCCATCGGAGACACTTCGGCGTGATCCAGGCGAATCGCCGCCTGCTCCCAAATATGTCAAAGAGTGA
- a CDS encoding redoxin family protein — protein sequence MLHESTSIYRSHKRFCTEANITNMQTLSDATNHSFGTSYGVLLEGLAIPLLARAVFVVDKSNKVTYVEYVSEVTSEPDYAPAVAALKAAA from the coding sequence GTGTTACACGAATCAACCTCGATTTACCGTTCGCACAAGCGATTCTGTACCGAAGCGAACATTACCAATATGCAGACACTGTCCGATGCCACCAATCATTCCTTTGGCACCAGCTATGGCGTGCTGCTGGAAGGATTGGCTATCCCACTGTTGGCCCGTGCGGTTTTCGTGGTGGATAAATCGAACAAAGTGACTTACGTGGAATATGTCAGCGAAGTGACCAGCGAACCGGATTACGCACCGGCAGTTGCTGCACTGAAAGCTGCGGCGTAA
- a CDS encoding SMP-30/gluconolactonase/LRE family protein yields MWRTSWQSLRKLWSTRQRVSSLQRVLAGSRTNWFIDIHDKRIKTVDLSGSVATALELPFIPNAFGMTPEGSIVVGDAFQRKIYRSEAGGSLQEFADISNITKFCLSDGIVDSKGRLYVGDIGYNFLDPAAKPVETCVMVLIDSQGQASVVADNLFFPNGIVITPDERTLIVGETIGHRLTAFDIQEDGSLSNRRVWAQLPPSVGPDGICLDAEGGIWCANPEGEDSVVRVCEGGEITHRIKIDTHAYAVMLGGPDRKHLFISASASHDPEEIHRKASATFQVVEVDIPGAGTP; encoded by the coding sequence ATGTGGAGAACATCATGGCAATCGTTACGAAAACTCTGGTCGACACGACAAAGGGTCTCAAGTTTACAGAGAGTCCTCGCTGGTTCCAGAACAAATTGGTTTATCGATATTCACGACAAACGGATCAAAACGGTAGATCTTTCCGGATCGGTAGCCACAGCGCTGGAACTACCATTCATTCCGAATGCCTTTGGAATGACTCCTGAAGGATCTATCGTGGTTGGGGATGCTTTTCAACGAAAGATCTACCGGTCCGAAGCCGGGGGGTCCCTGCAAGAATTCGCCGACATCAGCAATATCACCAAATTTTGTTTGAGTGACGGGATTGTGGATAGCAAAGGCCGTTTGTATGTCGGGGATATCGGCTACAATTTTTTGGACCCGGCAGCTAAGCCAGTTGAAACCTGTGTCATGGTCCTCATCGACTCGCAGGGGCAAGCATCTGTTGTCGCGGACAACCTTTTCTTCCCGAACGGTATCGTGATCACACCTGATGAACGAACGCTCATTGTTGGAGAAACAATCGGCCATCGACTGACAGCATTCGATATCCAGGAAGACGGATCTCTGAGTAATCGGCGCGTATGGGCACAATTGCCACCATCTGTCGGTCCTGATGGTATATGTCTTGACGCTGAAGGAGGAATTTGGTGCGCCAACCCCGAAGGCGAGGACAGTGTTGTACGGGTTTGTGAAGGCGGGGAGATCACCCATCGAATCAAGATCGATACTCACGCTTATGCGGTGATGCTGGGCGGACCAGATCGAAAACACCTTTTCATCTCTGCATCTGCCTCCCATGACCCGGAAGAAATTCATCGAAAGGCGAGCGCGACCTTTCAGGTTGTTGAGGTTGATATCCCTGGCGCGGGAACACCCTGA
- a CDS encoding helix-turn-helix domain-containing protein — protein MERLRQRFVEQGFEETLNRAKRQQPPVDKLLTGDQEARIIATRLGPPPKGYNNWTLRLLARKVVELEIVESVSYETVRRTLKKWHDESED, from the coding sequence GTGGAACGGCTTCGCCAGCGGTTCGTCGAGCAAGGATTTGAAGAAACACTCAACCGAGCTAAACGTCAGCAACCACCCGTGGATAAGCTATTGACGGGCGACCAAGAGGCCCGCATCATCGCGACTCGGCTTGGGCCGCCTCCGAAAGGCTACAACAACTGGACGCTTCGGTTGCTGGCACGCAAGGTCGTGGAGTTGGAAATCGTGGAGTCGGTGAGCTACGAAACGGTCCGACGCACGCTAAAAAAATGGCATGACGAATCGGAAGATTGA
- the pabB gene encoding aminodeoxychorismate synthase component I: MNRLNRIQTNATDTLAWIFLSDCSDPWLTAQKLSDLPHLLFLDSADRHPQRGRHSYVTADPLTWWQHQAEDRTIDDTLEHFHQLLHHNQLERVPNLPPFQTGLAGLFSYDLNRTFEKIPAPRWNEFATPALAVGWYDWVLAWDHQNSENSDGCWLICSTLPGFRREISAAKRIQQVQAWLQRPCQPVKQPTFTKLLSEKDLAPTFPLELWGNVRSNFTPQAFREIIQQGIEYTHAGDCFQVNLAQRLLVPSAGPWQEIYGRLRQVNQAPFAGAFDLGHSQILSASPERFLAVNDRTIETRPIKGTRPVGGTSAENEKIVKELLASPKDRAENVMIVDLLRNDLGRVAAYGSIHVPEICQLETYRYVHHLVSQVRATLAPEKSLIDLLRATLPGGSVTGAPKVRAMEIIAELEPTARGAYCGSLGFLSANGAMDTNILIRTFTYQAGWLQFPVGGGIVADSSPELEYQETLHKALGLLKVFVP; the protein is encoded by the coding sequence GTGAATCGTTTGAATCGGATACAGACAAACGCGACGGACACCCTGGCCTGGATCTTCCTGTCAGACTGCAGCGATCCGTGGCTGACAGCCCAAAAACTGAGCGATCTGCCCCACCTGTTGTTTCTGGATAGTGCCGATCGCCATCCCCAACGTGGGCGACATTCCTACGTCACAGCCGACCCCTTAACTTGGTGGCAGCACCAGGCAGAAGATCGGACAATTGATGACACATTAGAGCATTTTCATCAATTATTACATCACAATCAATTGGAACGGGTGCCAAACCTGCCACCTTTTCAAACAGGATTGGCGGGATTGTTCAGTTATGATCTAAACCGCACCTTCGAAAAAATTCCTGCCCCACGATGGAATGAGTTTGCCACCCCCGCCCTGGCAGTGGGCTGGTACGATTGGGTTCTGGCGTGGGACCACCAGAATAGCGAAAATAGCGATGGATGCTGGCTGATTTGCAGCACCCTGCCCGGCTTTCGTCGCGAAATCTCTGCTGCAAAACGCATTCAGCAGGTGCAAGCGTGGCTACAACGGCCCTGCCAGCCTGTGAAGCAGCCGACCTTTACTAAGTTGCTTTCAGAAAAGGATTTAGCACCAACTTTCCCCCTTGAACTGTGGGGCAATGTACGTAGTAATTTTACCCCACAGGCGTTTCGGGAAATCATTCAGCAAGGCATCGAATACACCCACGCGGGTGATTGTTTTCAAGTGAATCTGGCCCAGCGGTTGCTGGTTCCAAGTGCCGGACCGTGGCAGGAGATTTATGGTCGCTTGCGGCAGGTGAATCAGGCACCTTTTGCGGGTGCTTTTGATCTTGGCCACTCACAGATTCTCAGTGCGTCTCCAGAGCGATTTCTGGCAGTTAACGACCGTACCATTGAAACGAGACCCATCAAGGGCACCCGCCCCGTGGGTGGCACATCGGCAGAAAATGAGAAGATTGTGAAAGAACTGCTCGCCTCACCCAAAGATCGTGCGGAAAATGTGATGATTGTTGACTTGCTTCGCAACGATCTGGGACGTGTGGCCGCTTATGGATCGATACACGTGCCTGAAATCTGCCAGTTGGAAACGTACCGTTATGTGCATCACCTTGTTTCGCAGGTGCGTGCCACGCTGGCACCGGAAAAATCGCTGATTGACCTGCTGCGGGCCACTTTACCGGGTGGCTCTGTGACGGGTGCCCCCAAAGTACGGGCAATGGAAATTATTGCCGAACTGGAACCCACCGCACGTGGAGCCTATTGTGGCAGTCTCGGTTTTCTTTCTGCCAATGGTGCCATGGATACCAACATTCTGATCCGCACATTCACCTATCAGGCGGGTTGGTTGCAATTCCCTGTTGGTGGGGGCATTGTTGCTGATAGCTCGCCGGAACTGGAATATCAGGAAACCCTGCACAAAGCACTGGGCTTGCTGAAGGTGTTTGTACCATGA
- a CDS encoding transposase produces the protein MTNRKIEYWVIPPEADAEFVAHMEDVLETYEKPYDPNVPVLCMDEQPVQLLKETRVPIPATAQHAKRVDYEYERAGTAAIFMFTEPLVGWREVSVRERRTKIDWAIEMARLLEGRYASCAKVIVVCDNLNTHTRARSMKRLNPRARTLVRRIEFCYTQAWKLAEHRRE, from the coding sequence ATGACGAATCGGAAGATTGAATATTGGGTGATTCCTCCGGAGGCGGACGCCGAGTTTGTCGCCCATATGGAAGATGTGCTGGAAACCTACGAAAAACCGTACGATCCGAACGTGCCGGTCCTGTGCATGGACGAACAACCGGTGCAGTTGTTGAAAGAAACACGCGTTCCTATTCCCGCCACGGCCCAACATGCCAAGCGGGTTGACTACGAATACGAACGAGCGGGCACGGCGGCTATCTTCATGTTTACCGAACCGCTGGTCGGTTGGCGTGAAGTCTCCGTTCGCGAACGGAGGACGAAGATTGACTGGGCCATCGAAATGGCTCGGTTGTTGGAGGGTCGCTATGCGTCATGTGCCAAAGTGATCGTGGTGTGTGACAACCTCAACACCCACACCAGGGCGCGTTCTATGAAGCGTTTGAACCCGCGTGCGCGGACCTTGGTTCGACGGATCGAATTCTGCTACACCCAAGCATGGAAGTTGGCTGAACATCGCAGAGAATGA